A region of the Sarcophilus harrisii chromosome 3, mSarHar1.11, whole genome shotgun sequence genome:
ATATTGTCCAAGGTAAAACAAGTTATTCAAGAAGTACTCTTCGAACACTGATTATCATGTTGTTTCATGGTGTACCATGCTGGTCCCTTACTAGTTAATACTTGGACAGTTTGTTTTGAGTGATATCTCAGTTTTTCAGTTGGTAATGGAGGCAATATGGTACTGTAAAAGGCTGAATTTGGGTTTAATAAACTTCAGTGTGGGCTGTGATTtaaccacttactagctgtgtaatattGGGCAAGTTTCCACCTTTCTGACTCTGTTGACCTGGTTTCTATAGATATTAGAGAATCCATGAACTTTGGATGGGTACAAAATTACATCTATGTAATAGACTTCTCTTATAATccttttttgcatattttatgcattaaaaaaattactcagAGAAGGGATCCTTAGGTTCCACTAAGTTGCCCAAAAGATCCAtgatacacacagacacacacacacaaagagtaaGAGCTTCTGGTCCAAGTGATTCCTAAATCCCTTTTCAATGCTGAAATCCTATTAAATAGATGCTAGTTAATggaattttcctaatttattgaggacagatacacatacatacacacacatatatatattatatgtatataaacctttaaaaatatcttctaaggcttttttcttttgattttcagaatcctagaactagaaggaatcttagtccaatcccctcatttcatatatgtaaaaattaagATTCAGAGAGGCAAAGATACTATTGTgcagtcattttagtcatttttgactctctgtgacctcttttggggtcttcttgtcaaagatattagagtgatttgtcatttcctgtttcaactcattttatagatgaagaaactgaggtaaacaaacttaagtgacttgcccaatgtcacaagCTAgttatttgaactcacaaagaagtCTTCTTAATTTCAAGCCCAGTAATTTATCTGTTGGACCAACTAACATGATCCCTAAATCATCCTACAAAGCCGGGATCCAGATCTAGATACCAAATCCAGCTCTTTCCCATTACAACAGTCTAGATTTGGGCATTCCAGATCTTTTGGTTTTACTCGCCTTATTATCATGGAATCAGTTGCTTTAAGGGTAATGACTTGCTGGGATATACTGCTAAGtgacaaaaattaatttatttacaattattCCATAATGCAGACTTTTCACTGTTCAAACTGACCTTGAATACCATGACCTCCAATGAACAAGGTTTTACTATAATAACAACCATGGCCCCTTAGTTTTGAGCCAGCTAGAATGAGGCAATGGAGTCATTGGGTTTGGAGTTacaaagacttgaattcaaatgtgacctcagatgtgtgacctaagcaagtcactcaaccctgtttgaatcatctatgaaataagttggaaaaggaaatggccaacctccaatatcttttccaagaaatccTACAATAGGAGAACAAACATAAATTTTATCCAACATGATAGAAAAATATCTGAACAACAGCAACCTTAGTTTGCAAACTTGGTTTTTAATAATGGACAAAACACACATCATCATTCCCTGTGGAGCTCTGGGCCTCTGTTTTTTTTTGACTAATGTTGACTAAGGACCCTTATACCATTAGAAGTCTATGAAATCATGAGCTAGTTAGGGAGGAAATTGTCATCCCAGAATATAAATAGATTCTTATATCCTTAACTATTTAGACttatttttctgttataaaaACATGTATATCACAAGGGAGTCAGTCTTTTTACTTTACATCTGCTAGAGACGtatctttttaattctataaGTGCAAaagcttgcatttatataatgatttaagttttgcaaaacattttatatattttcttatttcatgaTCATAACAAtctttaacatctttttttttttttaatgtaataggtttcctttgtatttttttttttttaatttaaaaacactattcagAGAAAGCACCCATAGGCTTTGCTAGATTGTCAAGAGGTAAtacagaaaaacctgaaaagattatGAGTCTCTGGTCAAAATGACTTCTGAGGCCCCTTTCAATGCTGAAATACTAGTAAAGAGGATTCtaattaattacatttttctaACTTACTGAGGACAGATtgaggtaggagctattattatcccaattttacatatgaggaaattgaggcagagattaagtgaattgctcagtcTGTTACATAGctgataaatatctgaggcaatatttgaattcagatttttattttttgactttagGTAGCTCTCTATTATACCACCTAGATGTTTTTAGTGTTGTTAAAGTCTGCTCATCATCAGTTGTCAAAATGTGATCAGGATCtctccaaatttttccttttctatagtcTAACTAGGTTTTACTATACACAGCTCAAATCAAAGGCCCATTTGACAAAACAGGTGCTATCTTCTGTTAATGACTCCCTTTCTTCATCATTGTGCACAAATTTGGGGGTGGGAGTGGTGATGGTAATATTTGACTTTTCAACAGTCTAATTCTATCTCCCAGAAGGTTGATGAGATGATTTGAAAGTCATGTCAGAGAAGGAGGAGTAGAAGGTAACTAAAGATGGAGAgtctaaatatgaaaaaaacttgGGACTTGGTTAGGACCTTCAAATATTAAAAAGGCTTTCATGTGGTAGGAGGTATCAGACTTGGTCCCAGCAGGTAGACTTAGGAACAATGAGTGAAAGTCATCAAGAGGTGggttttgaattaaaaaaaaaacaacccaaaaaactTAAATAGgcctgtccaaaagtagaatgaattACTTCAAAAGATTCCTTAAAGGGTCTTCATGAAGAACCACTACTTCACAATTcataagagaaataatttttctttatatatgctTTGgccagtcattattaatcagagaaatgcaaattaagacaactctaagataccactacacacctgtcagattggctaagatgacaggaaaaaataatgatgattgttggaggggatgtgaaaactgggacattgattcattgttggtggagttgtgaacgaatccaaccattttggagagtagtttggaactatgctcaaaaagttatcaaactgtgcataccctttgatccagcagtgttactactgggattatatcccaaagagattataaagaagggaaagggacctgtatgtgcacgaatgtttgtggcagccctttttgtagtggctagaaactggaaactgagtatgtccatcagttggagaatggctgaataaattgtggtatatgaaaattatggaatattactgttctgtaagaaatgaccaacaggatgatttcagaaaggcctggagagacttacactaactgatgctgagtgaaatgagcaggaccaggagatcattatgtacttcaacaacaatactagatgatgactagtcctgatggatcaggccatcctcagcaacaagatcaaccaaatcatttctaatggagcagtaatgaactgaactaactatacccagaaaagaactctgggagatgactaaaaccattacattgaattcccagtccctatatttatgcacacctgcatctttgatttccttcacaagctaattgtacaataattcagagtctgattctttttgtacagcaaagtgatgttttggtcatgtatacttgttgtgtatctaggttatattttaatatatttggcatctactggtcatcctgccatctaggggagggggtgggggagggtaagaggtgaaaaattggaacaagaggtttggcaattgttaatgctgtaaagttacccatgtatatatcctgtaaattaaaggctattaaataaaaaaaaaaaaaaaaaaaaaagaaatataaaaaaaaaaaaatatatatatatatatatatatgctttggccaactgaattttgaattcttttccaGAGTTTAAATTTCTGAAGAATTTCTAATTCTTCtaatttctcattaaaaattCTGATTGTAGTGCAGGTTAATTTTTCCATACTTTTTCTTGAGGGGAGGTGGTAAGGGTAGGAAAGAGGGTAGAATActcaaaacaacaaagaaaatctataaaaaccaaacaaaccctcCAAATTCTGCCAAGTCAAATTCTGCAGATAGATGGACTGGGAATTCATTGAACTACAAAGTTAAATAGAATCATTAAGCTGAGATCTAGAGAGAGTGTAGGTGAGTTAGTCACCTACAAAGAACTTGAGATCCACAGCTCAGTAGTTTCTGATGAATGAACCTATCCAAAAGGTGAcacttttaaacttatgtaccctttGATAATACCTCAACCCCTCCCAAACATTGTTAGTAagtaatgaaaaaagaacaatattagttaaaattttttgaaataatttattttgagttACCTTTAGACTCAAGCAAGATGAAGGAATTTGGAGCTGTCAACTGAGCAATGCTGGACAAAATGTCAAAGTAAACTACCCATTAGTACAGGAAACTCAAAGTGACCACTAGGTTACCCTCTCTTTGCTGGAAGAAACTGATAGTAGGGGAGATAACCCTACATTTTATGATAAGACTTTTTATAATAAGattaagggaagaaaaacattatttaaaacttACTGAGATATGTATTCCTCTTCCCTCGATGTCTTCTTTTTTAGCTTCAATATTGAAACAGACAGGTGACAGATTTATGACATTTGACAAAGTTCCTGGGTGCATCAATTATTTGCAAGTGTGAAATACCTaccagctgaaaaaaaaattgtcacttgTGAAATGACTGGAGGAGTGATGGTAAAGAGGAATGGAAGATACAGATTCCATTGTCACTTCAGTGACAACCAATCCTTACAAAGAATCCTCTTTTTCAGAAGACTCTAGCCTGCAGTCGCCTTCCACTGGCTGCCATCAGCAGTAGCAGCATCAaccagaagcatttattaaatgcctactatgtgttgggCATATTAATAACTAATGGTAAGCCCAAAACAGCTAGATGGTCCAGAGTGCTGGGGCTAGAATCAATAAGAATCATTTTCtcagagttcaaatatgtcctcagatatttcttaactgtgtgactctgggcaaatcatttaatcctatttgcctcagtttccttaagtgagcaggagaaggaaatggcaagccattccagtatctttgccaacaaaaccccaagtgggatcatgatcacaactgaacaataacaaaaatccaTTGGACAGTATGTGCCGAGTAGTGGAATTATAAAGGAAGGCAAGAATATGGTCTCCTTCCACAAGGTGATTCAAAAGAAACCTGCAAATGGAGGCAAGTTAAGATACTGTGATAACTCAAGTACCTTATTTCCCATTCACAGAGAGGATCTAACCATCCCACCCATTCACCAGCACAGATAAATGTGAGAAGTAGAAGAGGGGGAGAGATGGTGACTAAAGCAGTTGTAGCCTCTGTGCTCCACATCTGTCTGGCAGAGATGGCCCAGGCTCCAACACTCTTGTCTCCTCCAGAAAATGGTGGGTGTCATGAACCATTAAGAGAAAGCCTGGCTGTGGTTGTTGGAATAGGGGCTAcctccatcagttttttttttttttgttttgttttgttttaggacaTCAGGCATGGCTCCAACCTGTTCTGCTTGGATCCCTGTGATATGAAGAGTCTGAACTTTTCAAAGAAAACCCCTGGAGGGTAATCTTGTGACTAATTACTCTCTAACACTTTTGTATGCATCCCAGAGTAACCGGGAGGATAgactattttttctcccttcaggtGGTGGGGAGCTAAGAGTCTTCTCAATATATCCAGGAAATTGAAGATTGCAGGGATAACAAGGGAGATGAACTCTCACTAAGGAGTTTCTGCTCCCCTTCTTCTGCCTCGTCTTCTATCCAGGGACAAGCATTAGGTGATTAAAACTTGTCCCCAAACACAACATTTTTGTCTTGTTTGGAAGCAGAACTAAGACTAAGGGCTcaggtcaaaaacaaaacaaataaacaaaaaacttcaagaaacataataaaatgggaaaagtttgTACCATTTAAAAGCAGAAAACTTCAGGGAAGCAGAAGGGAACAGTTAGCCTGACAGGAAATATTTCATTGTTCTGAtcttacacttttaaaaaattgggatgccaaaaaacaaaacaaaacaaaacaaaaaacaaaatcaagcagTGCACCTTCTGTGCATGGTATAGGAACAGTTCAAAATATGACTCTATATGTGGAAGCCTGGTAATAAAAGCCATAAAGCAATTggccaattccttttttttccatgtttggGCCCATACTAACAAATGGGAAACTCATGGATTCCAATAAGTGAACATGTTTTAAGCTTAAAAGCAGCCATTCAATAAGTAACCTACCTCTGGCACAGTTTCAGACATAATGTGTGGGGTGCCACCTATTAGGTTTATTTTAAGTTCACATTCTTACTTCCTGACTAGTGTGGGTAGTTTTTACTTTGTCAGGTGAAAGTGCTACAATGTGTCTTTTCCTTGTGGACATCCATCAAGAAATAGTTAAATTAACTAATGCTGTCTGTCCCATTTATCTTGATTCAGGCTGGAAAAAAACCCCTTATCCACATATAACTAACTTTCTCCCCTATATCGTATTTCAGgctgggaaaaaaaggaaaattctcttTACCCATTTAGTACCCAACTTTCTTCCTATCTTGCATGACTACCCCAAAGATCCTTTTCATATAAGGGTGTTTTATCACTTAGACCAGTTACAGTAGCACCTTGGAATTTTGGGTGCTTTCAAAGCAGGTTCAGCTGTGGAGatcctaggatcatagatttagaattgaaaggccCCTCCACCTTAtgcaaacttattttttaaatgaagcaactgaggccCAGTAAAGTTAAATGTTGTTCAAGGTTACATAAATAGTGCCAGAGGCAGAATGTGAACCCAGATTTTTACTTTAGAGTTAGGGCTGACCTTCCATCATGCAAACTTGCCTCCCAAATATTACTTCTCTTTGTGTCATTCTcaatttgcagataaggaaaaaggACTCCCAAAGGaatgtgaaatgacttgcttgggATCATGTGTAATATGTCTGGTGGTTCCTTTGACGGTGCTATTGGGTAATAGAATTATTCTCAGTCTTCTGGAACCTAACAGCTTAGAGTTATAACCCAGATAAATGTTTCATAGTTTACAGATTTTGGGCCAAACCTACCCAGTTAATCAAAGCAAACTTACAAAGGACAGAATACTGCAACCAATTAGCacatacaaacatttattttgaaatattcatcCTACCCATTATTAGGAATTACATCATCAAAGCACTTTATGGCAGTGAAAATAGCTTTTACCCCCTCTGACTCATCTGTTATTCCATTAAAGCTGCAAAAATGTGCAATCCACTGGAAAAATAGGTTGCTTTTATTTACTCTTTCAGGAaaagttgaaaattaaaaaaaaaagaaaccaaaccaGCTTACAGGGAATCTAGAGCTGatcctttcctcccacctccctACTACTCCCAAAAAATAAGTTACAAAGATAGTTTaagttttaaatgcattttttaaaccAAGTGCATCTTTCCCCATAATattataatcttaattttttctttaaaaaagccATAATTTACTTTCTTGGAAAAAAGGCAGCCAGCCGTTGCTTTTTGATTGGAAGAATGTGTATTTCCTGGGAGttcattttctttaactttaCACTCCGGTTTTTGATGGGTTTCCTAAGGGATTCTGCATTTTCCCTGGACTCTGCCTGAGCCTTGACATCATAGCACTGCAGCACAGAATCCTGAGGAAGGTCTCTCTTGAAGGAAAAGTTTTTGGTGGACACCCCTGAGAGGCCCTTGATCTTGCCACAAAAAATTGTGGGCACTGCATCTTTGACAGAGACTATCACCTTGGCTGTCTGGGACGTGCTTACAATCTCAATGTTATTTCCAGTCTTGGGTTCACAGCCTGGCCGGCTGGTCTGGTCCACCAGCCACTTCTGCTGTTGCCTCAGGAGCTCTGAGgagttgctgctgctgctactgctgttgCAATTGTCTTTGATGGAGTTTTCATGTGGCTTAGTCTGGGTGAAAGGGATAGCCGTCCCCGACAGTTTCTCCATCAAGGGAAGGGCTGGGCTGTCCATGGCTGAACTGGGACACAGGACTCCTTCAGGGAGAGGCCCAGAACTTCCTGCCTTTcgggaggaagagagggatagGTCTAGTGCACTGTCTTCAGAATATGGCAGGGGGCTGACCTCACTTGCTTTGAGCAAGGACATGGACTTCATGGAAAGGTCCAGAGCCTCATTCTCATTGCCCATTTTGATCACTGTGTGGCGGCTGAGTTGGGAAAATTCTCGCTGCTGGAGAAAGTTGAAGggttttatctcttccttttctagaGGGGTCTGAGTTCCTTTACAGGAATACATACTGAAGGAAGGTGGCTTGGGAAAGTCAGGACTGAGCTTGGATTCGGAACTATGGGGCACAGTgatgggaatgggaatgggaatagGAACGGGAACTGGCAAGGGGACAATCACAGGATATGGCACCAGGAGAGTAGCTGGTGGAACCAGAGGAGACAGTGGAGAGCTAAACGGTTGAGGGGGGATGGAAGTATAATCTGGAGGAGGTTGACAAGGTGATGAGCCTAAAGTCCCCTGGGAAGGAAACAAGTCCTGAAGAACAGCAGCAAACCCTGGTGTCTGAAATACTGGGGGTAATACAGGTTCTTGGGGTTGACTGGGGGGTTTCTGATCTAGCAGCTGGGGTTGTCCCACAGAGGCAGAAGCCCCTTGGAAAAGATTACTGTGGATGGGATTGGTGGGGCAGGGAGCACTTTGAGGCAAGACCAATGGAGAATTTAAATGTTGGAACACATGCTGCTCTAGGAGGACAGGCAGAGGCACTGGACCTTGGGTAGTCATGACATAGGGGGTATTGTTATTGGGACTGATCTGAGGTGTGGTGCTTCCTGCTACTTGCAGATGTATTGGCAGGACCACTGGGCTATCCCCTAAGCAAATTGGCTGAAGTACAGTCGCTGCGACTTTCAGGGCTACCCCACTTTGTGATTCTGCTGGGGGAGTCAGGATGGAAGGGGCTGGAACAGTTACCAAAGGTGAAAGTGCTTTTTTCATCAAGTCTGTTGAGTTGATATTCCATGCCTCAGCTGTGATTAGCTGAGCCACCCCATTTTCCAGTTTGTTATTGGCCAAGGAGGGAGGAGAGCTGGTAACATCCATGGGGAGATTTTGGGTATCCTTGTATAATTCCTCCATTGTATGGAATTTGTGAAGTTTCACAGAATGAAAGTTTACATTGCTGTTACCAGAATCCCTGTTGTTCCACTAAAGACATTTGCACCAACATAACTTGGCCTGGAAGAACACAGAAACATATTTTTAGAATGATATAAATCttgattaaaataatatttgtgagtACTTTAAAAATGACTATCACAAACTCTGCTACCACCACCCCAAAatccaaaccaaaaaacccaacccCTTAAGAAAATCCAACCACCCATCCTTTTAAATGTTTCCATATTTTAGCTAACTGTAAACATTACTGATATctcctttaaaatatacaaacataaacaATCATCTGTGGATGAAGGACACTAGTGAATTTAACATTATTGAGCTATAAACACAGATGATTTAATGAGTAATCTACTAAAGtgaagtcaaatgaaaaaattagagcTTGGAGGAAAGGCTCTTCCCCTAGGCTAAAACTCAGCTTCTCTGTTTAACTTCTTAAAGTCATGTCAAGTCAAGGAGAGCCTTGACTGTGCAAGGCACTGGGCATTaaatccagggccatctccagtcatcctgatctctatctggccactggacttagatggctctggaggagaaagtaaggcaggtgacctcgCACAgcactccctcacttaaatccaattcacttccaagTCATGGCAGTccttccctgatgttatggtcctcttagagaacaaaggacaaacaacttctGGGAGGTACTAggttaagtgctagagatacaaagaaaaaggaaatagtaaaatataaaaataatagctcacatttatataatgtttactatgtggcagacactatattaaatattggggatacagagaaaaggaaaaatagtccctgttctccaggagctcacaatctaaaggTGGGGACAACATACAAAcatttatgtacaaataagatagaCACAGCATAAATTGAAGGAAGGCATTAACATTGAGGGGGACTGGGAACGGCTTcttgcagaaaataaaattttagctagGATTTAAAAAGCCAACAAACCCTAAAACATAATCCCCCAAAGCTTTTTTATTATGTGGTCCAGTTAAGAGATATTGAGATCAATATTTACTCTCAGAAAGATAGCAATGGTTAGTTTTCCTGAAAAATTGACTTTAAGAAAAACAATCCCTtcaggagagggagggaaggaaggagatggggggaggggcactgaaaaatagatatattttaaaatttttttgtatcaaTGAATCTCTTAAAAATAGAACAATGCATAGGAGTGATCATGTGAAATGTAGAAAACAATGGGGATCGCATTTCTTCCTCACACAAGTAATTTTGTCATTGTCTCTGTGTGTGCAGGCATGTTTTATTAgcctttttttccaataaaaggAAATTCCCTAGAGCCTGACTGTGCCAATAAGAAGAAGCAGATCTCTTGCTAAATGGTAAAGAATCTAAATCAAAGctggtttatattttctttaaccaGCTAATCTGTCACCTGACTTCCTCAAATTTTAACCTGACTTGAGAAAGCAGAGAAGGATGAGGAAGCGGTTTGGGGGCTTGCAGAATTGTGGCACTTTTTGAAAACATTTGTTCCTAAGTTGTTAAGAGTCCTTGGGGTCAGAATGACCCTATGTCAGTGAAGCTTTGAATTCTCTTGGTAATGAAACAATGAATGAAGCATATATAGTCCCTAAAGTAAGGATTGCAGCCTGTGATACTAATCACCTTGGAAATTTGTCCATATTTAGCATTGTTACCATTGAGAAGGCAGAGACCATGTCTAACTCTGGGATCTGTACAGTGCCTAGAGCCCTTGCTGATgctcaataaaaatgaaataatgatagcACCAGGTCTACATCTTCATTTAGACTGGAAAattcttcttcagttcaaattctgTACCTATATGTAATGATCTTTCTCCTGCCTCAAAGTTTTGGCCTCCAACCTCCAACCTCCTCGTTTCTTAGCCTAGGTCACCAACccaataaaagggagaaaaacaggcTTCTACCAAGCTGGGCACGTTGCATTCTAGGCCACAGGCTGAGATGGTCCCTACATGAGACAGCTTGGCAGTCATAAAGCTATAGTGATAGCGAGGAAATAAAACCCagcaaatgaaattagggttagaAGGGCAAGTTGGGCAGGCCCTGGAGGATGAGCTAAGATTGGGGAGGAGGCTGGGACTGATTCCCAAGAGTTCTGAAGCAAAGCTATTTATTAACTCTAGGCAGAGGCCTTGCAAAACCTCTTCAAATCAAATAGGAGAACCATTAACTAATGAACAGTTGCACCTTGTCAAAAAGAGGAGGTGCTATTTTATTTCCTTGGTTGCAGAGAATGGATTAttttgagagcattttttttttcctattttcttttttgaaatgggatTAAATGAGGTTATCTCTCaactctttctcccctctcccttttcttcctttccctctctccttttcactTAAAAGTTATAGCTAGGTGGGTGAAATCACTGATATGCCAATCAAGATAGATAGGAAGATCTACATTTATCTCTGATTTATTTGTCCGGGGGATAATCTGCCCTTTTCATCACCACTCCTCCTCCCTTCACATTCCCCATCCTCCTCCCCCAGCAcatcaaattctctttcttcctcactccCATCTCTCCTTACAGAAATAAGACTATCTGGGGCAATCAGAGTTTATAAAGCCCATTATAAATCTTGTGTAACCTAAGGCCTGACCACTCACTCTTATTCTCCTACTGGCCAGGCTTGGCTACTCCTCCCTTCAGAGTTCTTAGGGATAATTCCTGAGTCAATattctcaagatctctcttaagaagTTTTGAATCAATTATATGACAtaggagatactggcacaggaccacccaacaACATGGCCagccctcatcagaaaaggtgctgtgccctatgagcaaagcagaagtgaattagcccaaaagaaataaGATTCACAGTTAGGGAGTCCACCCCAATTATCCATGGGGACTACTGATATCCatcctgtggcagagcattccgagGTCATATTGGTCTGCTCAACCACAATAGGATACACTGCAACTCAACTCtaaatatagtgatgtcattttggtcatctttgaGGACAATCACTACCATCACcagtcaatcagcaaacatttattgagcacttcctttgtgccaggcactgtgtgaaGTGCTGAGGATATGggggaaggaaagcaaaaaaaggcaaaaggcattcccttcaaggagcttaccttctaccTTGGGAGATAACTTTCAAACAAATACAAAGCTAAAGAATAGTGGATTAATCaggaaatgattaaaaagaaCTGGAATTGAAGAGTGTGGAGAAGTCTTCCTGAAATAGATTGGATTTTtgctggg
Encoded here:
- the RAI2 gene encoding retinoic acid-induced protein 2 translates to MEELYKDTQNLPMDVTSSPPSLANNKLENGVAQLITAEAWNINSTDLMKKALSPLVTVPAPSILTPPAESQSGVALKVAATVLQPICLGDSPVVLPIHLQVAGSTTPQISPNNNTPYVMTTQGPVPLPVLLEQHVFQHLNSPLVLPQSAPCPTNPIHSNLFQGASASVGQPQLLDQKPPSQPQEPVLPPVFQTPGFAAVLQDLFPSQGTLGSSPCQPPPDYTSIPPQPFSSPLSPLVPPATLLVPYPVIVPLPVPVPIPIPIPITVPHSSESKLSPDFPKPPSFSMYSCKGTQTPLEKEEIKPFNFLQQREFSQLSRHTVIKMGNENEALDLSMKSMSLLKASEVSPLPYSEDSALDLSLSSSRKAGSSGPLPEGVLCPSSAMDSPALPLMEKLSGTAIPFTQTKPHENSIKDNCNSSSSSSNSSELLRQQQKWLVDQTSRPGCEPKTGNNIEIVSTSQTAKVIVSVKDAVPTIFCGKIKGLSGVSTKNFSFKRDLPQDSVLQCYDVKAQAESRENAESLRKPIKNRSVKLKKMNSQEIHILPIKKQRLAAFFPRK